From one Streptomyces sp. NBC_01478 genomic stretch:
- a CDS encoding response regulator transcription factor — translation MTTIRVLLADDQALLRSAFRVLVDSEPDMEVVGEAADGAEAVRLAKAERADVVLMDIRMPGTDGLAATRMISADPSLAHVRVVILTTFEVDDYVVQSLRAGASGFLGKGSEPEELLSAIRVAAAGEALLSPVATKGLIARFLAQGDLDDDRDPARAERLEALTVREREVLVQVAGGLSNDEIAERLEVSPLTVKTHVNRAMSKLGARDRAQLVVIAYESGLVRPRVE, via the coding sequence ATGACGACGATCCGTGTCCTGCTCGCCGACGACCAGGCCCTGCTGCGCAGCGCCTTCCGTGTACTCGTCGACTCCGAGCCCGACATGGAGGTCGTGGGGGAGGCCGCGGACGGCGCGGAGGCCGTACGGCTGGCCAAGGCGGAACGGGCCGACGTCGTACTCATGGACATCCGGATGCCCGGCACGGACGGCCTCGCCGCCACCCGCATGATCAGCGCCGACCCGTCCCTCGCCCACGTCCGCGTGGTCATCCTGACGACCTTCGAGGTCGACGACTACGTGGTGCAGTCGCTGCGCGCGGGCGCGTCCGGCTTCCTGGGCAAGGGCTCGGAACCCGAGGAACTCCTGAGCGCGATCAGGGTCGCCGCGGCCGGCGAGGCCCTGCTCTCGCCCGTGGCCACCAAGGGCCTGATCGCCCGCTTCCTCGCCCAGGGCGACCTGGACGACGACCGCGACCCGGCCCGCGCCGAGCGCCTCGAAGCCCTCACCGTGCGCGAACGCGAGGTCCTCGTCCAGGTCGCCGGCGGCCTCTCGAACGACGAGATCGCCGAACGTCTGGAGGTCAGCCCGCTGACGGTGAAGACCCACGTCAACCGCGCCATGTCCAAACTGGGCGCCCGCGACCGGGCCCAACTCGTCGTCATCGCCTACGAGTCGGGCCTGGTCCGGCCGCGGGTGGAATAA
- a CDS encoding sensor histidine kinase, with the protein MAPVPPPAGTRTLDRARCQAKAHPSALDAALAAAVLVCMVAGSFVDPHGDNGVSWGLRTPAPLSLILMAVGAAALVKRRRAPMLVLAVTATASLIESVTSDPRAPVAMSAVVALFTVAVTTDRSTTWRVALLTMTVLTGAAMLGGPLPWYAQENLGIFAWTGMAAAAGDAVRSRKEFVHAIRERAERAERTREEEARRRVAEERLRIARDLHDVVAHHIALVNVQAGVAAHVMDKRPDQAKEALAHVREASRSALNELRATVGLLRQSGDPEAPTEPAPGLDRLEELAGTFRSAGLQVEVARADNGTTLPAAVDLAAYRVIQEALTNVQKHAGTEAKAEVSVVRVGPNVEVTVLDNGSGEDQDPDSGGGHGLLGMRERVTALRGTLTTGPRYGGGFRVHAILPVKTRPRASGDPV; encoded by the coding sequence TTGGCCCCCGTTCCGCCCCCGGCAGGGACCCGCACCCTGGACCGTGCCCGCTGCCAGGCGAAGGCGCACCCCTCCGCCCTGGACGCGGCCCTCGCCGCCGCGGTGCTCGTCTGCATGGTCGCCGGTTCCTTCGTGGACCCGCACGGGGACAACGGGGTGAGCTGGGGCCTCCGCACCCCCGCCCCCCTCAGCCTGATCCTCATGGCGGTCGGCGCCGCCGCGCTGGTCAAACGCCGCCGCGCCCCCATGCTGGTGCTCGCCGTCACCGCGACCGCCTCCCTCATCGAGAGCGTCACCAGTGACCCCCGCGCCCCGGTCGCGATGTCCGCCGTGGTCGCCCTGTTCACCGTCGCCGTCACCACCGACCGCTCCACCACCTGGCGCGTCGCCCTGCTCACGATGACCGTGCTGACCGGCGCCGCGATGCTCGGCGGCCCCCTCCCGTGGTACGCCCAGGAGAACCTCGGCATCTTCGCCTGGACCGGCATGGCGGCCGCCGCCGGCGACGCCGTACGCAGCCGTAAGGAATTCGTGCACGCCATACGCGAGCGCGCCGAACGGGCCGAGCGCACCCGCGAGGAGGAGGCCCGCCGCAGGGTCGCCGAGGAGCGGCTGCGCATCGCCCGGGACCTGCACGACGTGGTCGCCCACCACATCGCCCTGGTCAATGTGCAGGCCGGAGTCGCCGCGCACGTCATGGACAAGCGCCCCGACCAGGCCAAGGAGGCCCTCGCCCACGTACGCGAGGCCAGCCGCTCCGCGCTCAACGAACTCCGCGCCACCGTCGGCCTGTTGCGCCAGTCCGGCGACCCCGAGGCGCCCACCGAACCGGCCCCGGGCCTCGACCGCCTCGAAGAGCTCGCCGGCACCTTCCGCAGCGCGGGCCTCCAGGTCGAGGTGGCCCGCGCCGACAACGGCACCACCCTCCCCGCGGCCGTCGACCTGGCCGCCTACCGCGTCATCCAGGAAGCCCTCACCAACGTGCAGAAACACGCGGGAACGGAGGCGAAGGCCGAGGTCAGCGTCGTCCGCGTGGGCCCGAACGTGGAGGTCACCGTCCTCGACAACGGCTCCGGCGAGGACCAGGACCCCGACTCCGGCGGCGGCCACGGCCTGCTCGGCATGCGCGAGCGCGTCACCGCCCTGCGCGGCACCCTCACCACCGGTCCCCGGTACGGAGGCGGCTTCCGCGTCCATGCGATCCTGCCGGTCAAGACCCGCCCACGCGCCTCGGGGGACCCCGTATGA